A portion of the Faecalibacterium sp. I3-3-89 genome contains these proteins:
- a CDS encoding DUF5685 family protein, giving the protein MFGYVIPDQAALDDAAKARYRTAYCGLCRRIGALHGLRGRLTLSYDLTFLNLLLSSLYEGESACITGSSHCPIHPIRKVSWRHSGPTDYCADLSVALHYYNAADKWNDDRSLLGLGFERLLDAPTQEAAKRWPRQCAAIRSCLDRLARLEAEGSEDLDAVSGCFGELMAELFDYRQDHWSPELRSIGFHLGKFIYLLDAYDDLARDEKKGAYNPLRSLSRQPDYEEEMRDIFELLLARCARSFERLPCVEDADLLRNILYSGVWLKYNCKQAKEAGKK; this is encoded by the coding sequence ATGTTTGGATACGTCATCCCTGATCAGGCCGCACTGGACGATGCGGCCAAGGCCCGCTACCGCACGGCCTACTGCGGGCTTTGCCGCCGCATCGGCGCGCTCCACGGGCTGCGGGGCCGTCTGACCCTGAGCTATGACCTGACCTTCCTGAACCTGCTGCTCTCCAGCCTCTATGAGGGCGAGAGCGCGTGCATCACCGGCAGCAGCCACTGCCCCATCCACCCCATCCGGAAGGTGAGCTGGCGGCACAGCGGCCCCACCGACTACTGCGCCGATCTGAGCGTGGCCCTCCACTATTACAACGCCGCCGACAAGTGGAACGACGACCGCAGCCTCCTCGGCCTCGGCTTCGAAAGGCTGCTGGACGCCCCCACGCAGGAGGCCGCCAAGCGCTGGCCTCGTCAGTGCGCCGCCATCCGCTCCTGCCTCGACCGTCTGGCCCGGCTGGAAGCCGAGGGCAGCGAAGACCTCGATGCGGTGTCTGGCTGCTTCGGGGAGCTGATGGCCGAGCTGTTCGACTACCGGCAGGATCACTGGTCCCCCGAGCTGCGAAGCATCGGCTTCCATCTGGGCAAGTTCATCTACCTGCTGGATGCCTACGACGACCTCGCCCGGGACGAGAAAAAAGGCGCGTACAACCCGCTGCGCTCCCTCAGCCGCCAGCCCGACTATGAGGAGGAGATGCGGGACATCTTCGAGCTGCTTCTGGCCCGGTGTGCCAGAAGCTTCGAGCGTCTGCCCTGTGTGGAGGATGCCGACCTGCTGCGGAACATCCTGTACTCCGGTGTATGGCTCAAATACAACTGCAAACAGGCCAAGGAAGCCGGAAAAAAATAA